CAGTACATCCTTTCCTGGTCAAACCCAAACTACAGGAAATCTTTGATTACCGAACTCAAAAACTTACCGCCCTATTTGGGGAATTTTAAAAACTTCATCTTTCTATTATGCATTTATTTTGGTTCCGAAGGGATTTACGACTGGAAGATAATACTGGGCTGGCAGCAGCTTTAGCCACGGAAGAGGAAGTGCTTCCCCTATTTATCTTTGATAAAAACATACTATCTGAATTAGCTCATGATGATGCAAGGGTCACTTTTATCCATCAGTTATTGGAACAGATACAGGAAACACTGGCAAAAAAAGGAAAATCATTGGCCGTGTTCTATGGGGAGCCCGAAACGATATTCACGCAATTGCTAAAAGATCATCCTGTAAAAGCGGTGTACACCAACCATGATTACGAACCTTATGCGCTGCAGCGTGATACGGCAATTGCAAATTTCCTACAGCAACATCAGGTCGCTTTCCATACTTTTAAAGATCAGGTCATTTTTGAAAAATCAGAAATCACCAAAGAAGACGGTTCACCCTATGTAGTCTATACCCCTTATGCGAAAAAATGGAAACAGGTATTCCGGGAACAAAAAATCCTCTTCACAGATTCGGCTAAACATCTGGATCGTATCTTCTCCCATAACTATCCTTTTCTAACGTTGAAAGCTATTGGTTTTGAAAAATCCAAAATACAGGTCCCAGCTTATACGCTCGCTACAGCTATGATCACCGATTATAAGGCAAAACGGGATTTTCCAGCCGCCAATCCCGGTACTTCTTCCCTTAGTACCCACCTGAGATTTGGTGCCGTGAGTATCCGTCATGTCATTCTGAAAGCCAGTGCAAATGCGCAGGAAACATTTTGGAATGAATTGATATGGCGTGAATTTTTCATGCAAATCCTATGGCATTATCCTCATACCGTAACCCAAAACTTCCGCCCAAAATATGATGGCGTACAGTGGCGTAATAATGAGGAAGAATTTAAAAAATGGTGTGAGGGCACTACCGGTTATCCGCTTGTCGATGCTGGAATGCGGCAACTGAATGCTACCGGGCTGATGCATAATCGCGTTCGAATGGTGACCGCCAGCTTTTTATGCAAACACCTGCTGATTGACTGGCGTTGGGGTGAAGCTTATTTTGCAGAAAAGCTACTGGATTATGAACAATCCAGCAATATTGGAAACTGGCAATGGGCTGCAGGCTGTGGCGTAGATGCCGCACCCTATTTCAGGATATTTAATCCTGCAGAGCAAATAAAGAAATTTGATGGTGCTTTTGCCTATACTAAAAAATGGGTGCCTGAATTTCAGGAACTCGACTACCGCCCTATTGTAGACCACAAAGAAGCACGGGAAAGGTGCCTCAGGATATATAAGCAGGCCGTTGGATAACCACGGCCTGCCTGTACTTTTATTTTGTATCCTCCGTCGCTTTTAGCTGTTGGATTACGTCATAATTAAGTTCGCTAAAATGACGGATCACTTTATCAGCCAATGCAGTATCCTGCAATCCGGAATGCTCCCCAATATAGCCAATACAATAAATTCCGGCAGCCTTTGCTGCTTTGATACCATTGGTACTGTCTTCAATTACAATACATTCTGACTTCGGGGCTTTAGACAAAGCTGCGGCATATTCAAAAATGGCCGGGTTGGGTTTTGATTCCGGAAAATCCTCTCCACTCACGCGATGCGAAAAATAGGGAGCCAGCCCAAATCGTTCAAAAACCTTATCAATGATTACCTTCTCCGAAGAAGAGGCTAAAATAAGCTCCACACCATTCTGGAAAAGATCCTGTATCAGGTCTTTGACTCCCGGTAGTAAATCCAGGTCTTCACTATGATCAAATGCTTCCAGGAAGATATCATTCTTGTAGGTAATCAGGTCATCTACCTCATCCGCCAGTTCAAACATATTTTTAAGGGTCTGGAAATAATTCTTATTGGACGTTCCGGTAAAAGTGCTGTACACCTCATCGGTAACTTCAATATTCAACGCCTTATGATGTTCCTTATTGACGAGATAATGGAGCGGTTCCGTATCGACGATAACCCCATCCATATCAAAAATTACGGTTTTGACCATGGTAATTGTTTTAGGTGAGTTGTTTTACTTTTTGGGCATCCAACTCGTTAAAATGATTGATAATTAAATCGGCATGGGAAATATCCTGAAGCTTGGAATGTTCACTATTATAACCGACACAATAAATTCCGGCAGCTTTAGCAGCTGTTACGCCATTTTTACTGTCTTCGATAATAATACATTCCGCAATTGGTGCTTCCGAAAGGCTGGCCGCATGTACAAATATAGCAGGATTCGGTTTGGATTGCGGAAAATCTTCACCGCTTACAATATGACTGAAATACTGGTGTAAATGAAAACGACGAAATACCCGCTCAATAGTAACTTTAGAAGCTGAAGAAGCCAAAATCAACTGTATCCCGTTTTGGTGTAAATCTTTGATGAGGTCTTCTACACCTGCAAGCAGGAATAAATCTTCCTTAAAATCAAAAGCATCATTGAAAATTGCTCTCTTACGCTGCACAAGATCTTCTACTTCTCCGGTAAGGCCAAAACGGTCTTTCAGGCTTTGGAAAACATTCTTAGTAGAATTACCCGTGAAAGTTGTAAAAAGTTCTTCCGTAACCGGAATCTTCAATTCATCAAAATGCTGGAAATAAGCATAACGGTGTACGGGTTCTGTATCTACAATTACCCCGTCCATGTCAAAAATTACTGTCTTAATCATTGTTGTTGTGTTGTTATCCTGCAAAAATAAGAATCTGAAAAGAAATAAGCGGTTATTTTAGCGGAAATATAGGCGCAATGATAATCGGTATTGCCGCCTGTTTATCGTTCTAAATCCCATCACTTGGGTATTTTTAAATTGCCAATTAAACCTTTTGGAATATCTTTAGTCTTACTAAGAAACATTTCATTGAAGGAGGATCAGGATTTTATACGTGACTTATTGGATGCTAAAACGCAAAACACCGCGTTTCAGCAACTTGTGTCCGACTATCAGCGTCCTTTGTACAACCTGATCCGGGGTATTCTCCTCAATCATGACGATACAGATGATGTATTGCAAAATACGTTTATTAAAGTGTTTTCAAACCTGAAAAATTTCAAAGGAGAGAGTAAGTTGTTTTCCTGGATTTACCGGATTGCGACTAATGAATCGATCACATTCTTACAGCAAAAGGCAAAACGAAATGGTTTGACCAGTGAGGCATTACAACAGAAAAACATAGAAAACCTAAAAGCCGACAGTTATTTTGATGGAGATAAAATCCAGTTAAAATTACAACAGGCCATAGCGATACTCCCTGAAAAACAGCAGCTTGTTTTTAGAATGAAATATTTTGAAGAACTGAAATATGAAGATATTTCTACTATTTTAGGCACTTCGGTAGGCGGACTGAAAGCTTCTTACCATCATGCGGTGAAAAAAATAGAGGATTTTATGACTGCCGATTAAACCTTTTAGAATTTAAATGGTCTTATGAATATGAAACGCTTTACCTTAGACAACCATCCCAAAATACAATCAGGACTACAGGCTCCCGATGGTTATTTTGACACCATATCGGCTCGGATCCTGGACAACCTCCCGGCTCATACCCCACGGGTAATTCCGTTTTACAGAAAGAAAATGACTTGGATAGCTTCAGCGGCAGCGGTATTGGTACTGGCGCTTATGATTCCATTCGCCACCCGAAATACTATTAGCACAGACACGATTGATGCTACTTCTATAGAAAACTACCTCAGTTACCGATCCAACCTGAGTCAATATGACCTGATCGACCTGCTGGATGATAAAGACGTTAAAAATATAAACATTGACCTTGCTTTAGATGACAAGGCTGTAGAAGAATATCTTGCACAAAATAATAATGTTGAACTTTATTTAAATGAATAATATGAAAATGAAACCGCTCTTTCTATTGCTTTTAGTGCTTATTACTATGGGCGCTACTGCTCAGGGCAGTGATGCAAAACGCGACAAAATAAAGGCTCTAAAAACGTCTTTGCTGACAACGAAACTGGAACTAACTTCTACTGAAGCAGAGAAATTCTGGCCGGTATATAATGCTTTTGAAGAAAAACAATATGACATACGCCATAAAAAAATGCATTCCTTAATCGATAAGCTTAAAGATGGTTCTGCTGAAAAAATGAATGAAAAAGAAGCTGCTGTATTTTTATCCCAACTCCAGTCAGCAGAAGATGACCTTTACCAAAACCGAAAAAAACTGGTCACTAATCTTAAAAATATTATCAGCCCGATCAAAATCATAAAACTAAAAAAAGCAGAAGAAGATTTTAACCGTACGCTGCTCAAAGAATACCGGGGCAAGAAAGAATAAGACATAATCTCACAAAAGGCCATAAACACAAAGGGTTTGACTTTAGCAGTCAAACCCTTTATTATTTTAAGTCCGCATAAGCTATTTAAACCTGATCCGTATAATCTTGTTATTTCCGGCAGCAAAGGCCGTACTGTCATTTTGAAACTGAATTGTATACAAATCCTTGTCTTTGGAGAGCTGTTGCCAGTTTTCACCTGAATCCTTAGAATAGTAAAGCCCATCCGTTCCTACTGAAACCAGTTGTTTCGCATTGGAATTGGGCACATATTGCACACAGGAAGCATACCCAAAACCTTTATTCTCGGCTACTAATTTCCAGGTTTTCCCGCCATCCTTCGTTATCGCTTTATTCTTATGATTCTGCATCGGAGTATCATAATCGCCGCCTGCAATAATCCCGTTCTTTTCATCATAAAAATCGGCAGTAAAAATACCCGTCATCGTTCGTCCCTGAACAATTGGTGTCTCAAAAACACTCCAGGTTTTTCCTTTATCCGGAGCATAAAATACCCGTGCTTTTTTGCCGCCTGTCACGATCCAGGCCTTGTCTCCTTTGACTACAATATTAGTATTACTGGCAGCAAAGGCAGCTTCTCCGGATTCAATCTGAGGAAGATCACTACACGGTATTTTATGCCAGGTCGTTCCGCCATCAGAAGTTAACAGTATCGAAAGGCAATTTTCCGTTGGATCGCCCATAGCAATACCTTCCTTATCATTCCAGAACTTCATGCAGTCATAGAATACCTTTTCATGGCTTTCTACATAGACGAGCTCATTGTGTTTGCCATCTTTCGAAATCTTATGCAGTTGTGCCGGATTGCCAATATTCAAAATAAAAAAATGGCTGCTGGTCAGGGCGAGGGCACGGAATTCAAAATGACTGCTGTCTTTTGCAATAACTCCCTGAAAATCTTTATCATTGATGAGATCCTGATAGCCGTATTTTCCATTCGTACCTGCATACCAAACCTTATTATTATCAATCCCAAGTGCCCGGATGCTGATATCATCCTGCAGGATCGTATCGATTTCCAATCCTGTAAAAGGTTTTCGCTCCATGGTTACAGTCGCTGGTGTTTCTTTTTTACAGGAAAACAGCGTAATCAGCGAGAGTAATAATAAATATTTTTTCATATTTCCAATGCGTTAAGGTAAGGGCAAAATCAAAGCTCCAGTCAAAATTAAACATTGTACTGGAGCTTCGTATTGGGTGTCTTAAAATTTTATTTCATCCAGAGATTGTCTGTTGGATCAATATCGGGAACCAGGTTGTCCGGATCGATCTGGATACGGTTCGCTGCTTTCGAAGTAGCTATAGTAGCGGTCCATTTATTGCCACGCTGCCAGATTTCTACCGGAAGCATTTTACGTTCCTTAGTACCATCTGTATAATAGATATCATATACTATAGGCATTGGGACTTCGCCTTTGTTTATGAATGTAATCTGCAGTTCCTTTCCGGTATTTTTAACTTCGGCAATACCCAAATCAATATTTCCGGTACCATAGAACCATCCTTTCCAAAACCAGTTCAGGTTTTCACCTGCTCCATTATCCATTGCATTGAAAAAATCAGAAGGTTGCGGGTGCTTGTAGGCCCAGTTTTCAATATAAGCTTTAAAAGCGGTATCAAAACGTTCCGGGCCAAGTATGTATTCGCGCAACATGATCATTCCAGTCGCAGGTTTATAATAGGCTGTGTAGGCTAAATTCATGCTTCGCGCCACATCAGGATAGGTATTAATTCCTTCCCTGCCATTCCACTTCATCCATGCCACCTTTGATTTTGCATCCGCGATATCCGATTGGTATTCGCCTTTATTAAATTCTTTGGTGCTGTAATAATTGATAAAAGTATTAAATCCTTCATCCATCCATGGGTACCGTCTTTCATTAGACCCGACAATCATAGGAAACCAGTTGTGCCCAAATTCATGGTCAGTAACATCCCAAAGCGATGCCCCTTTTGAATTCCCTCCACAAAATGATACGCCCGGATATTCCATACCGCCGACGTTTGAAGCCACATTAACCGCTACCGGATACGGGTATTCAAACCATTTTTTGGAATAATTCTCTATGGAATTCTTGGTGTATTCTGTAGATCGGCTCCATCCCTCTTTACCATTACTTTCTGCCGGATATACCGATTGTGCCAGGGCTTTTTTACCACTGGGCAGGTTTATTTTTGCAGCATCCCAGATAAACGATTTAGAGCTGGCAAAAGCCACATCCCGCGTATTGTTCATTTTAAAATGCCAGGTTACTGTACCTTTTTGCTGCGGTCGAGTATTTTTAGTATTTCCTACTTCTTTGGGCTCAATGATATAAACCGTTTTATCACTGTCGGCTGCTTTTTTGAACCGGCTGATCTGCTCTTTGGTCAATACTTCTTCCGGGTTTTGCAGTTCTCCGGATCCGACTACAATGTGATCATAGGGAACGGTAATTTTATAATCAAAATTGCCATACTCTAGGAAAAACTCTCCAGCTCCCAAATAAGGATCAGTATTCCATCCGACAATATCGTCAAAAACAGCTACTTTAGGATACCATTGCGCAATAGAATATACGGTTCCCTGCTTGCTTTCTAGCCTTCCCATACGATCCATACCATCTTTGGGAATCTTGAATTCAAAATTCATCGTCACTGTCGCTTTCCCTCCTTTGGCAGGAATAGGCTCCTTAAAGAAAACCTGCATGCGTGTATCATTGACCAGGTATTTATCTGAAGTACTGCTATGTACTTTTGCTGCAAAATAAGTAATCTTAATTCCACCATCCGTATCACCGGCATAACGATTCCCTCCTGAAGGTGTAGTTAATGTTCCCCTGGAATTTTCAGTGAAACGGTTTTGTTCCACATACATCCAGATGTAAGGCAATGCTTCAGGGCTATTATTATGATAGGTCATTGTCAGCTTTCCTTTCAGTACATTTTTAGTATCATCAAGTTCTGCTTCAATAACATAATCGGCACTATTTTGCCAATATTGTGGTCCCGGAATCCCGGATGCAGATCGGTATTCATTTCCCCTACGGTACATGAATTCATCGAATTTCGGTTGATTATTGGGCACAGCATCCTGTGCATAAAGTACATTTGCAATTCCCAGGAAGGAAAAAGCGATACATAATGTTTGGAATCTAAACTTCATTCTCTGTAAGTTTTTTATGAATAGGCTAAAGTAAGGAAAAGTGATGATATGGTATAGGCTTGCCTCCTTATTTCAATTTTTTTCTATTTATTTGCACCTGACCCTGTCTATTTCATTCTATGACAGCCTGTTTTCCTTCTAAAAGGAGCTAATAGGTTATTTTTTCCAAGAAAAGAATACAGAAAGGATACGGGAATTTGAGCTGAAAATTATGCCGGAAATACAACTCCTTTTGTTACAACTTAAATTCTTGGCACGGTATTGGAATAAGCATATAACAAGGCCTAAAAAAACAACAATTAGTACTGACCTTAATAGTATCGTATATGAAAATTAAAATCTTTACCATAGCCATTTTTGCTCTCCTTTTCGGAAGCACTATCGAAGCGCAAGACCGTACAACCGTACGCGCCAATAACGGCGACATCAGTGATAACCTCGACTTACAGGCAGTTGCCTCTATTTTTGGTGACTCCAGGGATTTAGCCGATTTTGAACAACGCCTTAATGACCCAAGCCTTCAGATTTCAAATCTTGACCTTAATGGAGATAACCAGGTTGATTACCTAAGAGTAATCGAAACCGGGGAAGGCAATACACATGTTATTGTGATTCAATCTGTTTTGGGCCGTGACATGTATCAGGATGTCGCTACTATTGAAGTGGAGAGAGACCGAAATAATAATGTCCAGGTTCAGGTAGTTGGAGACGTTTATATGTATGGGCAAAATTATATCTACGAACCGGTATATGTGAGACCACCTGTAATTTATAATGTTTTCTGGGCCAGTAACTATAATTATTATGCTTCCCCATGGTCTTGGGGATATTACCCAACTTATTTTAGCTATTGGAACCCTTATCCGGTTTACCGATACAGGAATAATGTCCACATTCATATTAACAATAACAACCATTACAATTACGTAACGACCCGTAGAAGTAACAGGGCTGAATCCATATACCGTTCTTCCCGTTCCAACTACTACGAAAGACAGCACCCGGACCAATCTTTCTCCCGTAGAAATACTAATGCAACCAACAGGCAGCAATTGGTAGAAAACCGTCGCAGCAACAGCAATAATGCCACACGTACCAATAGGGATAATTCGGTTCGAAATGGAGGGACTATACCAAATACAAATGTAAGGCCTTCGAATACATCAAATAACAGGACACAAGGTCAGGGTACTCGAAATACTACCACAGGAACAAGAGGAAATACTACTGCACAGCCTAATACGCCAAACAGAAGTACGACACCGGCAACCACGAATGTGAGAACAAATACGCCAAGCAGAACCACTCCGGCAACAAATGCTGTGAGAATGAATACGACGCCAACACAGCCTACCCGTTCGGTAAATACAACACCCCGTAACACGGCTCCAGTAAGTGCACCGGCTCCATCCAATAACAGAAGTCAAAGTGTTAGAAGTGCAGCACCAGCTCCGGCTCCGGCACGTTCTGCAGCACCGGCAAACAATACCCGATCTGCGGCTCCATCAAATGCTGGTTCAGGAAGATCCAGTGGAGGACGATAATATATATAAAAGGTTTTGAGTATAAAAAACACTGTCTTCCGACAGTGTTTTTTTGTTTTAAGCACTTTGCTCTCCTAAAAATTTCAGTCCGAGTATGGACATAATGAGTGTCGCGATAAAGAATACACGCCAAAAGTTTGCCGGTTCATTAAAGTAAAAAATCCCTACCAAAACAGTTCCCACCGCTCCTATCCCGGTCCATACCGCATAAGCAGTACCCAACGGAAGGGTAAGGCAGGCTTTATTCACAAAATAAAAACTCATCACGATACAAATAATAAAAATAATCGTCCATTTAAGGTTGGTAAAGTTATTCGACAGTTTCATACTGGTTGTAAAACCAATTTCTAAAATTCCTGCAATAATCAGGTAAATCCAGTTCATAATACATATTTTTTAAGTACTACAAAATTAGAACATCGATTTCCTACCCCATTTTACAAATGTTAAATAATATCCTTATTTTATTTCTGCCCTGATCCTGCTCAGCGTCACCTGGCTGATTCCCAAATAGGACGCGATATAACGCAATTGCACCCGTTGTAACAAGGAAGGAGAATTGGTGAGTAACTCCATATAGATTTCTTTAGCCGTTTTGAACTGCCGGTAGATAAAACGTTCTTCCAGCTTCAGCAATTCATATTCTGCCAGCTTCCTGCTCCAGTTCGCCAGTTCGATATTGGATTCAAATAATGCAATCATTTCATCGGCATTGATTTCATATAAGATGCAGTCTTCCATCAATTCTATGGTCTCATAACCGGGCAATCGGTTGATTAAGCTTCGGGCGGATATAATATAATCCCCTTCTTCACCAAACCAGAATGTCAGTTCGTTATCAGGGAGGTCACAATAGGCGCGGGCGATCCCTTTTTCAATAAAAAAAACAGACTCTTCCACTTTATTTGCTTTTAAGATGATTTCGCCTTTCGGCAGATTTCTCTGCTGCATAATCCCTATCAATGCTTTGAGCGAAACATCGCTTAGGGGATAGAGGGATTTTATTTTTCGTAATGTATTTTCCAATGGACTGCTGTTTGATTTTACAAAAATAGCCAATACTGCGCTTTTACTATTTTTTTATGCTTCTTTTATAGCGGTCCTATGGGAATTACGCTGTAAAACAACAAAAAAACAATATCTTTGCACCTCAATTACAAAAAATGAGATTACACAGAAATTTAGTGTACACCACTATAGACTCACTGAACGCCATATTTAACGAAAGTGAATATGCTGACAAGGTGGTAGCAAGAGCATTAAAAAAAGACAAACGCTGGGGAAGCAGCGACCGGAAATTCGTCGCAGAAACGATTTATGAAGTGGTACGCTGGAAGCGCCTGTACATGGAAATTGCAGAAGTAAAAGAGCCTTTTAACAGAGATGATATCTGGCGTATTTTTGCCGTATGGGCCGTTTTAAGAGGTTATCCAATCCCAGACTGGAGACAACTGGAAGGCACTCCGGAACGAAAAATCAAAGGCCGTTTTGATGAGTTTTCAAAAACACGTAAATACAGGGAATCTATTCCAGATTGGATGGATGAACTGGGAATAAAAGAATTAGGCGAAGACCTGTGGACCAAAGAAATAGCAGCACAAAACAAGCAGGCTAAAGTAATACTGCGCGTCAATACCCTAAAAACAACACGCGAGCAACTTCGTGCGTTACTAATGGACCTGAATATTGAAACAGACTTCCTAAAAGAGCAGCCGGATGCATTAGTACTTAAAGAACGGGCAAATGTATTTATGACTGATGCTTTCAAGGAAGGATTCTTTGAAGTACAGGACGCCTCTTCACAGCTTGTTGCAGCCTATCTTGATGTAGCACCTGGAATGCGGGTAGTAGATACCTGTGCCGGAGCTGGTGGTAAAACCCTACACCTGGCTTCCTTAATGGAAAACAAAGGGCAATTGATCGCAATGGATCTTTACGAAAGTAAACTGAAACAGCTAAAATTAAGAGCCAAAAGAAACGGTGCCTTTAATATCGAATACCGAATTATCGATAGTACCAAGGTGATTAAGAAACTGCATGAAAAAGCAGACAGAGTCCTGATTGATGCACCATGTAGCGGTTTAGGGGTTTTAAAACGTAATCCTGATGCAAAATGGAAACTGCAACCGGAATTCATTGATAACATCCGAAAAATACAGGCGGAAGTTTTAGAAAGTTATTCCAAGATTGTAAAACCAGGCGGAAAGTTAGTGTACGCTACCTGTTCGATCCTGCCTTCTGAAAACCAGGAGCAGATCAAACGTTTTCTGGATACGGAAATTGGAAAACAATTCACTTTCATCAAAGAAACCAAAGTGCTGGCGTCAGAATCCGGATTTGATGGATTCTATATGGCACAACTGGAACGTAAAGAATAAAACAAACTCGTTTAGAGTAGCACATAAAAAAGCCCGCAATTTTTGAAATTGCGGGCTTTTTATATGCAGTATGATTGTCCTTAATCGTTCATCGAAATCAGGAACTCTTCATTATTTCTCGTTTTCTTAAATCGGTCGTTGATAAAATCCATCGCTTCCACAGGATTCATATCTGCCAGGTATTTACGCATGATCCACATACGCTGTATTGTTTTTTCATCCAATAGCAGGTCATCACGACGTGTACTGGAAGATGTAAGATCCACAGCAGGAAAAATACGTTTGTTGGCAATCTTACGATCCAATTGAAGTTCCATGTTACCGGTACCTTTAAATTCTTCAAAGATCACCTCGTCCATTTTAGAACCAGTTTCTGTCAGTGCAGTAGCAATAATACTCAAAGAACCACCATTTTCAACATTACGGGCAGCTCCGAAGAAACGTTTTGGTTTTTGTAATGCATTTGCATCCACACCACCACTTAATACTTTTCCGGAAGCCGGTTGCACGGTGTTATAAGCACGGGCCAAACGCGTGATAGAATCCAAAAGGATTACCACATCATGCCCACACTCTACTAATCTTTTTGCTTTTTCAAGTACGATATTAGCAATCTTAACGTGTTCCTGTGGCTCACGGTCAAAGGTCGAAGCGATAACTTCACCTCTTACGTTACGCTGCATATCCGTTACCTCTTCAGGACGTTCATCGATCAGCAATACAATAAGGTATACTTCAGGGTGATTGGCCGCAATAGCATTGGCAATATCTTTCAACAACATGGTTTTACCGGTCTTAGGCTGTGCCACGATCATCCCTCTTTGTCCTTTTCCAATCGGGGAAAACAAATCGATGATACGCGTTGAAATAGAACTCTGTTTGCCGGCAAGATTAAATTTCTCTGTTGGAAAAACAGGCGTCAGGTGCTCAAAAGAGATCCGATCGCGAACGACCTGTGGATCATGTCCGTTAATTTTAAGGACTCTGACCAATGGGAAGTATTTCTCTCCTTCTTTCGGAGGACGTACCACACCTTTTACCGTATCTCCAGTTTTTAATCCGAACAAACGAATTTGCGAATTGGAAAGGTAAATATCATCCGGGGAACCCAGATAATTATAATCAGAAGAACGAAGGAAACCATAACCATCAGGCATCATTTCCAATACACCTTCGCTTTCGATGATACCGTCAAACTCAAAATCAGAATCTCTGAAATTTTGTTTTTTATTTTTGTTTTGTGCCGGATTTACATTCCCGTTTGCCTGATTCCCATTAGCCTGGTTTCCGTTAGCCTGATTCTGGTTGGAATTTTGGTTTTGATTCGGATTCTGGTTTTGGTTGGGATTTTGTTTCGGGTGGGGATGTTTTTGATTCGGATTAGCCGGTTTTGCCACCGGAGCTTCTGCAGTATCTGCAGCATTCGGCTGGCTTGGGGCTTTGGATGTTGTATCGGCAACAGGAGCGTTGCGGTCTACTACAGTATTGTTATTGTTATCTTTCTTAAACTTGATAACTTTCTTTTCGGCTGGATTTTTTGAAACTACCGGCTTCTGTGAAACAGGAGCTTCTGCTACAGGAGCAGCTACTTCGGGAGTTTCTTCAGCTACAGGCTCTACTTTTTCTGTAAAAATAGGTTCCGAATTGAAAAGAGTTGTTTTTTCTGCTTTAGGGACTATTTTTTTAGCGGGTAAAATACGGCTTCTTTTGGATTTTGCCTCCGGCTGTGCTGCCGCTTCTGGAGCTATAACCTCCGGATTTGCAGCCTGGCGATCCAGGATCTGGTAGACCAATTCTTCCTTTTTTAATCCTCTAAACTTATTTATTTTAGCATTCTTAGCTATTTCCTGAAGTTCAGACAACTTCATTTCTTTTAATACAGAAATATCAAACATGTATATAACTTGAATTTAATTATTTTAACAGCGTGTGTAGATGGGTAGTGTTTTTGTTGACTTTGAAAATCCCGTATTATGAAGTACTTACGGAATTGTTATGCAATAATACGAATTAATTTTATCAATCAATAGTATTTTTAAAAAAGAAAATATATTTTTGTGCAGCAAATAAAACGAAATGATCCAGAGAATACAGACTATATATCTGCTAATAGCTTTCATTACCACAGGGATTCTTCCTTTCGTATTCCCATTATGGGCAGACGTTTCCGGGAAAGATTACTTCTTCATGAAAAACATGGCTTATGTTGTATTATTCGGATTGAGTACTACCCTGACTGTTTTCAGTATCACTTC
The Flavobacterium kingsejongi genome window above contains:
- a CDS encoding M1 family metallopeptidase — encoded protein: MKFRFQTLCIAFSFLGIANVLYAQDAVPNNQPKFDEFMYRRGNEYRSASGIPGPQYWQNSADYVIEAELDDTKNVLKGKLTMTYHNNSPEALPYIWMYVEQNRFTENSRGTLTTPSGGNRYAGDTDGGIKITYFAAKVHSSTSDKYLVNDTRMQVFFKEPIPAKGGKATVTMNFEFKIPKDGMDRMGRLESKQGTVYSIAQWYPKVAVFDDIVGWNTDPYLGAGEFFLEYGNFDYKITVPYDHIVVGSGELQNPEEVLTKEQISRFKKAADSDKTVYIIEPKEVGNTKNTRPQQKGTVTWHFKMNNTRDVAFASSKSFIWDAAKINLPSGKKALAQSVYPAESNGKEGWSRSTEYTKNSIENYSKKWFEYPYPVAVNVASNVGGMEYPGVSFCGGNSKGASLWDVTDHEFGHNWFPMIVGSNERRYPWMDEGFNTFINYYSTKEFNKGEYQSDIADAKSKVAWMKWNGREGINTYPDVARSMNLAYTAYYKPATGMIMLREYILGPERFDTAFKAYIENWAYKHPQPSDFFNAMDNGAGENLNWFWKGWFYGTGNIDLGIAEVKNTGKELQITFINKGEVPMPIVYDIYYTDGTKERKMLPVEIWQRGNKWTATIATSKAANRIQIDPDNLVPDIDPTDNLWMK
- a CDS encoding DMT family transporter — protein: MNWIYLIIAGILEIGFTTSMKLSNNFTNLKWTIIFIICIVMSFYFVNKACLTLPLGTAYAVWTGIGAVGTVLVGIFYFNEPANFWRVFFIATLIMSILGLKFLGEQSA
- a CDS encoding Crp/Fnr family transcriptional regulator yields the protein MENTLRKIKSLYPLSDVSLKALIGIMQQRNLPKGEIILKANKVEESVFFIEKGIARAYCDLPDNELTFWFGEEGDYIISARSLINRLPGYETIELMEDCILYEINADEMIALFESNIELANWSRKLAEYELLKLEERFIYRQFKTAKEIYMELLTNSPSLLQRVQLRYIASYLGISQVTLSRIRAEIK
- a CDS encoding RsmB/NOP family class I SAM-dependent RNA methyltransferase — protein: MRLHRNLVYTTIDSLNAIFNESEYADKVVARALKKDKRWGSSDRKFVAETIYEVVRWKRLYMEIAEVKEPFNRDDIWRIFAVWAVLRGYPIPDWRQLEGTPERKIKGRFDEFSKTRKYRESIPDWMDELGIKELGEDLWTKEIAAQNKQAKVILRVNTLKTTREQLRALLMDLNIETDFLKEQPDALVLKERANVFMTDAFKEGFFEVQDASSQLVAAYLDVAPGMRVVDTCAGAGGKTLHLASLMENKGQLIAMDLYESKLKQLKLRAKRNGAFNIEYRIIDSTKVIKKLHEKADRVLIDAPCSGLGVLKRNPDAKWKLQPEFIDNIRKIQAEVLESYSKIVKPGGKLVYATCSILPSENQEQIKRFLDTEIGKQFTFIKETKVLASESGFDGFYMAQLERKE
- the rho gene encoding transcription termination factor Rho — its product is MFDISVLKEMKLSELQEIAKNAKINKFRGLKKEELVYQILDRQAANPEVIAPEAAAQPEAKSKRSRILPAKKIVPKAEKTTLFNSEPIFTEKVEPVAEETPEVAAPVAEAPVSQKPVVSKNPAEKKVIKFKKDNNNNTVVDRNAPVADTTSKAPSQPNAADTAEAPVAKPANPNQKHPHPKQNPNQNQNPNQNQNSNQNQANGNQANGNQANGNVNPAQNKNKKQNFRDSDFEFDGIIESEGVLEMMPDGYGFLRSSDYNYLGSPDDIYLSNSQIRLFGLKTGDTVKGVVRPPKEGEKYFPLVRVLKINGHDPQVVRDRISFEHLTPVFPTEKFNLAGKQSSISTRIIDLFSPIGKGQRGMIVAQPKTGKTMLLKDIANAIAANHPEVYLIVLLIDERPEEVTDMQRNVRGEVIASTFDREPQEHVKIANIVLEKAKRLVECGHDVVILLDSITRLARAYNTVQPASGKVLSGGVDANALQKPKRFFGAARNVENGGSLSIIATALTETGSKMDEVIFEEFKGTGNMELQLDRKIANKRIFPAVDLTSSSTRRDDLLLDEKTIQRMWIMRKYLADMNPVEAMDFINDRFKKTRNNEEFLISMND